Proteins from a single region of Nocardioides anomalus:
- a CDS encoding DUF5719 family protein yields the protein MRRRFGVDVVLAVVLPVACALALFVVRPDRGQPGTGEPVATALSTSSLVCPSALTGTGTDATGVSVSGSADEAADGEVTVGLGQTSAPLRVRSGRVSAAEPGAGAAVVTGTGALAPGLVAGRSQSAPLAAVDCAPPVADQWFTGAGAEPTHDSVLELTNPNTGPAIADVTVRGPSGVVDVPALRGVSVPGSTTVQLDMGQVLPRRGELALEVHTTRGRLAVHVVDAVDDLGGAASRDWLPAQAEPSSENLVLGLVPGAGERTLVLANPGADEVRAELQVVTATSVFTPTGAETIRVAPGTTESVTLDDVLAQSAQDGALGVLVSSNGPVTTGLRQVVDGDLSLLAAGAAVDAPTAAVVPAGPKRLLLAGATGTGTATVTAYDAKGKALAEQAVDLAVQAGGDVELPDATALVGVVPEGAAVHAAVLLTGGGTAVVPLRELVLTGLVPDVRPGVP from the coding sequence GTGAGGCGTCGGTTCGGCGTGGACGTGGTCCTCGCGGTGGTGCTGCCGGTGGCGTGTGCGCTGGCGCTGTTCGTCGTGCGCCCGGACCGCGGGCAGCCGGGGACCGGGGAGCCGGTCGCGACCGCCCTCAGCACCTCCTCGCTCGTCTGCCCCTCGGCGCTGACCGGCACCGGGACCGACGCGACCGGTGTCTCCGTCTCGGGGAGCGCCGACGAGGCGGCCGACGGCGAGGTGACGGTCGGCCTCGGGCAGACGTCGGCCCCGCTCCGGGTCCGCAGTGGCCGCGTGAGCGCGGCCGAGCCGGGTGCCGGCGCCGCGGTCGTCACCGGCACGGGGGCGCTCGCGCCCGGGCTGGTCGCCGGCCGCTCGCAGTCGGCCCCGCTCGCCGCCGTCGACTGCGCGCCGCCGGTCGCCGACCAGTGGTTCACCGGCGCCGGCGCCGAGCCCACGCACGACTCGGTCCTGGAGCTGACCAACCCCAACACCGGCCCGGCCATCGCCGACGTCACGGTCCGCGGGCCGAGCGGCGTGGTCGACGTGCCGGCGCTGCGCGGCGTCTCGGTGCCGGGGTCCACCACCGTCCAGCTCGACATGGGCCAGGTCCTGCCGCGCCGCGGCGAGCTGGCGCTCGAGGTGCACACCACCCGCGGCCGGCTCGCGGTGCACGTGGTCGACGCCGTCGACGACCTCGGGGGCGCCGCCTCGCGCGACTGGCTCCCCGCCCAGGCGGAGCCGAGCAGCGAGAACCTCGTGCTCGGCCTGGTCCCCGGGGCGGGGGAGCGCACCCTGGTGCTGGCCAACCCGGGCGCCGACGAGGTCCGCGCCGAGCTCCAGGTGGTCACCGCGACGTCGGTGTTCACGCCCACCGGCGCCGAGACCATCCGCGTCGCGCCCGGCACCACCGAGTCCGTCACCCTCGACGACGTGCTGGCCCAGTCGGCGCAGGACGGCGCCCTTGGCGTCCTGGTCTCCTCCAACGGCCCGGTCACGACCGGCCTGCGCCAGGTCGTGGACGGCGATCTCTCGCTGCTGGCCGCCGGCGCGGCGGTCGACGCGCCCACCGCCGCCGTCGTGCCGGCCGGGCCCAAGCGGCTGCTCCTGGCCGGCGCCACCGGCACGGGGACCGCCACCGTCACGGCGTACGACGCGAAGGGCAAGGCCCTCGCCGAGCAGGCCGTCGACCTCGCCGTCCAGGCCGGCGGCGACGTCGAGCTGCCCGACGCGACCGCGCTGGTCGGCGTGGTGCCCGAGGGGGCCGCCGTGCACGCCGCCGTGCTGCTCACCGGCGGCGGCACCGCCGTCGTGCCCCTGCGCGAGCTGGTGCTGACGGGGCTGGTCCCCGACGTCCGCCCCGGAGTCCCCTAG
- a CDS encoding metallopeptidase family protein, which produces MENRRAHPSPRRDRRGRGMRGPGIVPRRPGSPELPTGRERFDELALSIVTSVDRRWQDELGLVEYAVEDAPQIPDDWEDGQVPLSSLVRGSGATPTRLVLFRRPIEHRAESRADLEALVLTIVVEQVAELLGIDPERVDPRYEGEA; this is translated from the coding sequence GTGGAGAACCGCCGGGCGCACCCCTCGCCCCGCCGTGACCGGCGCGGCCGCGGCATGCGCGGCCCGGGGATCGTCCCGCGCCGGCCGGGCTCCCCCGAGCTGCCCACGGGCCGGGAGCGGTTCGACGAGCTCGCGCTGTCCATCGTGACCAGCGTCGACCGGCGCTGGCAGGACGAGCTCGGGCTGGTGGAGTACGCCGTCGAGGACGCCCCGCAGATCCCCGACGACTGGGAGGACGGCCAGGTGCCGCTCTCCTCTCTGGTGCGCGGCAGCGGCGCCACGCCGACCCGGCTGGTGCTCTTCCGGCGCCCCATCGAGCACCGCGCGGAGTCGCGCGCCGACCTCGAGGCCCTGGTGCTGACCATCGTGGTCGAGCAGGTGGCCGAGCTGCTGGGCATCGACCCGGAGCGGGTCGACCCGCGCTACGAGGGCGAGGCCTGA
- a CDS encoding SIS domain-containing protein has protein sequence MVSWFDESRLDDASALAQHDVRLRELAESGARVRREAGDAAEAIAEAVARSRENGQPRAVIAAGPDSRLLRAVLEPWCPVPFVAWPGPALPGWAGSLDLVVVLAPDGSDTGTASAVAEANRRGCQVVVACPPASMVAEHAAGRWSTILPVATRDQLATAVVMLSYLDQVQLGPATDADQVAQALDDVAISCSPHRDLAVNPAKMLAIALADTNPLVWGGTVLAARAARRIAESVRRASGLTAIAGDAEHLLPILEAARPRDVFDDPFDEGATVRRPVLLVLEDGSQSPYFREQRGRLLAAASERGVRVESIETEASSEVACYASLLLSGTYGAEYLRVGLVTD, from the coding sequence GTGGTCAGCTGGTTCGACGAGTCCCGCCTCGACGACGCCTCCGCGCTCGCGCAGCACGACGTGCGGCTGCGGGAGCTGGCCGAGTCCGGCGCGCGCGTACGCCGCGAGGCCGGCGACGCGGCCGAGGCCATCGCCGAGGCCGTGGCCCGCTCGCGCGAGAACGGCCAGCCGCGCGCGGTCATCGCGGCCGGCCCCGACTCCCGCCTGCTGCGCGCGGTGCTCGAGCCGTGGTGCCCGGTGCCGTTCGTGGCCTGGCCCGGACCGGCCCTGCCGGGCTGGGCCGGCAGTCTCGACCTGGTCGTCGTGCTGGCCCCGGACGGCTCCGACACCGGCACCGCGTCGGCGGTCGCCGAGGCCAACCGCCGCGGCTGCCAGGTCGTGGTGGCCTGCCCGCCGGCCTCGATGGTGGCCGAGCACGCCGCCGGCCGCTGGAGCACGATCCTGCCCGTCGCCACCCGCGACCAGCTGGCCACCGCGGTGGTCATGCTGAGCTACCTCGACCAGGTCCAGCTCGGGCCGGCCACCGACGCGGACCAGGTGGCGCAGGCCCTCGACGACGTGGCCATCTCCTGCTCGCCGCACCGCGACCTCGCGGTCAACCCGGCCAAGATGCTGGCCATCGCGCTGGCCGACACCAACCCGCTGGTCTGGGGCGGCACCGTGCTGGCCGCCCGCGCCGCCCGCCGGATCGCGGAGTCAGTGCGCCGTGCCTCCGGCCTCACGGCCATCGCCGGCGACGCCGAGCACCTGCTGCCGATCCTCGAGGCGGCCCGGCCGCGCGACGTCTTCGACGACCCGTTCGACGAGGGCGCGACCGTGCGCCGCCCGGTGCTGCTGGTGCTCGAGGACGGCTCTCAGTCGCCGTACTTCCGCGAGCAGCGCGGTCGGCTCCTGGCCGCCGCGTCCGAGCGGGGCGTGCGGGTGGAGAGCATCGAGACCGAGGCCTCGAGCGAGGTCGCGTGCTACGCCTCGCTGCTGCTGTCGGGGACCTACGGCGCGGAGTACCTCCGCGTGGGCCTCGTCACGGACTGA
- a CDS encoding phosphomannomutase/phosphoglucomutase, whose product MDPAPDPAVVTGVFKAYDVRGLAPEQIDEPLARATGRAHTQVTGATRVVVGHDMRPTSPALAAAFAEGAAEAGADVVMIGLASTDMLYFASGHLEVPGAMFTASHNPAAYNGIKMCRANAVPLGMESGLAEIRDLVLEPRAVDGARGEVSELDLLDAYADHLLTLAPVAGGRSLKVVADAGNGMAGHTAPAVLGQVSGVELVPMYFELDGTFPNHEANPIEIENLRDLQARVLEEGADIGLAFDGDADRCFLVDERGQAVSPSALTGLIARRELAKDPGATVIHNLITSRAVPELVTSLGGTPVRTRVGHSFIKATMAETDAVFGGEHSGHFYFRDFWRADSGMLAALHALAALSETDLPLSELVAEYDPYPLSGEVNSTVADTAAVTAVVEAAYDGQEGVTLDRLDGLTVSHADWTFNVRPSNTEPLLRLNAEGRDRETMERVRDDVLALIRKGA is encoded by the coding sequence GTGGATCCCGCCCCCGACCCCGCCGTCGTCACCGGCGTCTTCAAGGCCTACGACGTCCGCGGTCTCGCGCCGGAGCAGATCGACGAGCCGCTGGCCCGCGCCACCGGTCGCGCGCACACCCAGGTCACCGGCGCCACCCGCGTGGTCGTCGGCCACGACATGCGGCCCACGTCGCCGGCGCTGGCCGCCGCGTTCGCCGAGGGCGCGGCCGAGGCCGGCGCCGACGTGGTCATGATCGGGCTGGCCTCCACCGACATGCTCTACTTCGCCTCCGGCCACCTCGAGGTGCCGGGCGCGATGTTCACGGCCAGCCACAACCCCGCGGCGTACAACGGGATCAAGATGTGCCGGGCCAACGCCGTGCCGCTGGGCATGGAGTCCGGGCTCGCCGAGATCCGCGACCTGGTCCTGGAGCCGCGCGCGGTGGACGGCGCCCGCGGGGAGGTCAGCGAGCTCGACCTGCTCGACGCCTACGCCGACCACCTGCTCACGCTGGCCCCGGTCGCCGGCGGCCGCTCGCTCAAGGTCGTCGCCGACGCCGGCAACGGCATGGCCGGGCACACCGCGCCGGCGGTGCTGGGCCAGGTGAGCGGCGTCGAGCTGGTGCCGATGTACTTCGAGCTCGACGGCACCTTCCCGAACCACGAGGCCAACCCGATCGAGATCGAGAACCTGCGCGACCTGCAGGCCCGCGTGCTGGAGGAGGGCGCCGACATCGGGCTGGCCTTCGACGGCGACGCCGACCGCTGCTTCCTCGTCGACGAGCGCGGCCAGGCCGTCTCGCCGTCGGCGCTGACCGGGCTCATCGCCCGCCGCGAGCTGGCCAAGGACCCCGGCGCCACGGTGATCCACAACCTCATCACCAGCCGTGCGGTGCCCGAGCTGGTGACCTCGCTGGGCGGCACGCCGGTGCGCACCCGGGTGGGCCACTCGTTCATCAAGGCCACGATGGCCGAGACCGACGCGGTCTTCGGCGGCGAGCACAGCGGCCACTTCTACTTCCGCGACTTCTGGCGCGCGGACTCCGGGATGCTGGCCGCCCTGCACGCGCTGGCCGCGCTGTCCGAGACCGACCTGCCGCTCTCGGAGCTGGTCGCGGAGTACGACCCCTACCCGCTCAGCGGCGAGGTCAACTCCACCGTGGCCGACACCGCCGCGGTGACCGCGGTCGTCGAGGCGGCCTACGACGGGCAGGAGGGGGTCACCCTCGACCGGCTCGACGGGCTGACCGTCAGCCACGCCGACTGGACCTTCAACGTGCGGCCCTCCAACACCGAGCCGTTGCTGCGTCTCAACGCCGAGGGCAGGGACCGCGAGACCATGGAGCGGGTGCGCGACGACGTGCTCGCGCTGATCCGAAAGGGTGCGTGA
- a CDS encoding acyltransferase family protein, which produces MSSTSPTAPARTPAAAPAAGAAAGPAPAKARDPWFDNAKMGLVLLVVVGHSWTLLPRVGAVSHLYDSLYLWHVPAFVFVTGYLSRSFAYTPARMWQLVRTVAIPYVLFECALALFRIYLGGEQLRDVFQDPHWPMWYLSALFFWRLATPVFKAVPALLAVPVAIAISLAGGMVADSTFDFFRICGFLPFFVLGLKATPERLEVLRAPWARTAGILGFLAILVGATWMDQLVGSTDWLYYSYGYQDLGASDAHGLAVRAGLLAVGLVGALSFFALIPRAGGWFTTMGAATLVVYLFHGFVIKGAEYAGYADWAAGHAAIAFALTTAGAVALALVLAWSPVARVLNHAVDPFGTAEKHVEAAVQLAAAPTHAEQIAGAIEEAASDRPLAAR; this is translated from the coding sequence GTGAGCAGCACGTCCCCGACCGCGCCTGCCCGCACGCCCGCCGCCGCCCCTGCCGCCGGAGCCGCGGCAGGCCCGGCGCCGGCCAAGGCCCGCGACCCGTGGTTCGACAACGCCAAGATGGGGCTCGTCCTGCTCGTGGTCGTCGGGCACTCCTGGACGCTGCTGCCGCGCGTGGGCGCGGTCTCGCACCTCTACGACTCGCTCTACCTGTGGCACGTGCCGGCCTTCGTCTTCGTCACGGGCTACCTGTCGCGCTCGTTCGCCTACACCCCGGCCCGGATGTGGCAGCTCGTGCGCACCGTGGCCATCCCGTACGTCCTCTTCGAGTGCGCGCTCGCGCTGTTCCGGATCTACCTCGGCGGTGAGCAGCTGCGCGACGTGTTCCAGGACCCGCACTGGCCGATGTGGTACCTCTCGGCCCTGTTCTTCTGGCGGCTCGCGACGCCGGTGTTCAAGGCGGTGCCGGCCCTGCTCGCCGTACCCGTGGCCATCGCGATCAGCCTGGCTGGCGGCATGGTCGCGGACAGCACCTTCGACTTCTTCCGGATCTGCGGCTTCCTGCCGTTCTTCGTGCTCGGCCTCAAGGCCACGCCCGAGCGGCTCGAGGTGCTGCGCGCCCCCTGGGCGCGCACCGCCGGCATCCTCGGCTTCCTGGCCATCCTGGTCGGCGCCACCTGGATGGACCAGCTGGTCGGGAGCACCGACTGGCTCTACTACAGCTACGGCTACCAGGACCTCGGCGCCAGCGACGCCCACGGCCTCGCGGTCCGGGCCGGGCTGCTCGCCGTCGGCCTGGTCGGTGCGCTGTCCTTCTTCGCGCTGATCCCGCGCGCCGGCGGCTGGTTCACCACGATGGGCGCGGCCACCCTGGTCGTCTACCTCTTCCACGGCTTCGTCATCAAGGGCGCGGAGTACGCCGGGTACGCCGACTGGGCGGCGGGCCACGCGGCGATCGCCTTCGCGCTCACCACCGCCGGCGCCGTGGCCCTCGCCCTGGTGCTGGCCTGGTCGCCCGTCGCCCGCGTCCTCAACCACGCGGTCGATCCCTTCGGCACCGCCGAGAAGCACGTCGAGGCGGCCGTCCAGCTGGCCGCCGCGCCGACCCACGCCGAGCAGATCGCGGGCGCCATCGAGGAGGCGGCGAGCGACCGCCCCTTGGCCGCTCGCTAA
- a CDS encoding DUF808 domain-containing protein, which yields MSAGLFGLFDDIAALARMAAASVDDVGAAAGRASAKAAGVVVDDTAVTPQYVSGVAAERELPIIRKIAVGSLRNKILFILPAALVLSQFASWALPVILMAGGTYLCYEGAEKVWEKIAGHEEHQLATESGPEAEDELTASAIRTDFILSAEIMVIALNEVADESIVPRALILLVVAVAITVLVYGVVGLIVKMDDVGLHLIQRDAAFAQRLGHGLVKAMPRLLSVISVVGIAAMLWVGGHILLVNSAEVGWHWPYDTVHHWEEHIHDAVHGPVGSALAWLANTGVSALIGIVWGALVVAVVVRLPFGKKADAGHEPAAH from the coding sequence ATGAGTGCCGGGCTGTTCGGCCTGTTCGACGACATCGCCGCGCTGGCCCGGATGGCCGCCGCGTCGGTCGACGACGTCGGCGCGGCCGCCGGTCGGGCCAGCGCCAAGGCCGCCGGCGTCGTGGTCGACGACACCGCGGTCACCCCGCAGTACGTCTCCGGCGTCGCCGCCGAGCGCGAGCTCCCGATCATCCGCAAGATCGCCGTCGGCTCGCTGCGCAACAAGATCCTCTTCATCCTCCCGGCCGCGCTGGTCCTCAGCCAGTTCGCCTCGTGGGCGCTGCCGGTCATCCTCATGGCCGGTGGCACCTATCTCTGCTACGAGGGCGCCGAGAAGGTCTGGGAGAAGATCGCCGGCCACGAGGAGCACCAGCTGGCCACCGAGTCCGGGCCCGAGGCCGAGGACGAGCTGACCGCGAGCGCCATCCGCACCGACTTCATCCTGTCCGCCGAGATCATGGTCATCGCCCTCAACGAGGTCGCCGACGAGTCGATCGTCCCGCGGGCCCTGATCCTGCTCGTCGTCGCCGTGGCCATCACCGTGCTCGTCTACGGCGTGGTCGGCCTGATCGTGAAGATGGACGACGTCGGCCTGCACCTGATCCAGCGCGACGCGGCCTTCGCCCAGCGGCTCGGCCACGGGCTGGTCAAGGCCATGCCCCGCCTGCTCTCCGTCATCTCCGTGGTCGGCATCGCCGCCATGCTCTGGGTCGGTGGCCACATCCTGCTGGTCAACTCCGCCGAGGTCGGTTGGCACTGGCCCTACGACACCGTCCACCACTGGGAGGAGCACATCCACGACGCCGTCCACGGCCCCGTGGGCTCCGCTCTCGCCTGGTTGGCCAACACCGGCGTCTCCGCCCTCATCGGGATCGTCTGGGGCGCCCTGGTCGTCGCCGTCGTCGTGCGCCTGCCGTTCGGGAAGAAGGCCGACGCCGGCCACGAGCCCGCCGCGCACTGA
- a CDS encoding DUF3499 domain-containing protein, producing MSPARRCSRTACDRPAVTTLTYVYADQTAVLGPLATYAEPHAYDLCAQHAERLSAPRGWEVLRLVSDLKAPSGPSDDDLLALADAVREAARPVAAPPAAPTTEYGSRETGRRGHLRVLTHDEAIDR from the coding sequence GTGAGTCCTGCCCGGCGCTGCTCGCGCACCGCGTGCGACCGTCCCGCGGTCACCACGCTCACCTACGTCTACGCCGACCAGACGGCGGTGCTGGGCCCGCTCGCGACGTACGCCGAGCCGCACGCCTACGACCTGTGCGCCCAGCACGCCGAGCGGCTCTCCGCCCCCCGCGGCTGGGAGGTGCTGCGGCTGGTCTCGGACCTCAAGGCGCCCAGCGGCCCGTCCGACGACGACCTGCTGGCCCTGGCCGACGCCGTGCGCGAGGCCGCCCGCCCGGTGGCCGCTCCTCCGGCCGCGCCGACCACCGAGTACGGCTCCCGCGAGACCGGTCGCCGCGGCCACCTGCGCGTGCTCACCCACGACGAGGCGATCGACCGCTGA
- a CDS encoding Trm112 family protein produces the protein MALNLSPELLAIIVCPDCHGDLVPRETEDGGELVCQSCGLIYPVRDDIPVLLVDEARRPG, from the coding sequence ATGGCGCTCAACCTCTCCCCGGAGCTGCTGGCGATCATCGTCTGCCCGGACTGCCACGGCGACCTCGTGCCGCGCGAGACCGAGGACGGCGGCGAGCTGGTCTGCCAGTCGTGCGGGCTGATCTACCCGGTCCGCGACGACATCCCGGTGCTGCTGGTCGACGAAGCCCGCCGGCCGGGCTGA